A window from Hypomesus transpacificus isolate Combined female chromosome 26, fHypTra1, whole genome shotgun sequence encodes these proteins:
- the LOC124487584 gene encoding uncharacterized protein LOC124487584: MDREDEYEEFEVENTKMCELVCELENILSEMQAYERRLSELFDGKITVEGLDTFLQKIRSAAAQDVRKCLSPALKGLPIMATGSMKSTSTSSSGQNEPEFLALTMPDFTMGAEVLVPGMMTCFLKHLREKPGEMVQQSLAKLTIQLSNLGLVSVVGKKAVAATYEICNLVMRVVSIFLSHCGNYSRHFLYSVTGIIARDKMAAVLRCFTETAKTFNLLGFNSTYFQLKPLVQAVVTYLGKIYQSRMAAAFKYQLPLVDDHSSELEEFRGKIEAPIIVEEVPSELLGKVVDSEQNRFLAERSYCHRRILAKQPKEELAAARYIIYYHDPDELLEKTEKKSVEKGSLDAVSESLSLALLPPEAIQLVATGHITDVRAEKALVKAEAKELVMDGLRTASCKVVEDLITAANEMVGMDTPLDTEISQTEKVVLITGKAKCQVTTEDVPDELLEKTEKKSVEKGTLAAVSESLSLALLPPEAIQLVATGHIADVRAKKAFMKAGAKELVMVGLKTAASKVVEDLIAAAVEMLHMTTPLDTQISQTRKVALINGKSEIAAENVLNELLEKVVKESEKRRSLALISVSDCPPLATQLPQLTDLVPEQCSGEAAKCADEDRQVKKKKETKKKKKGIRAFFRGLWKRMICSSGIPKDD, encoded by the exons ATGGACAGAGAAGATGAATATGAAGAGTTTGAG GTGGAGAACACCAAAATGTGTGAGCTAGTTTGTGAGCTGGAGAACATTCTCAGTGAAATGCAAGCATACGAACGTCGTTTGTCAGAGCTGTTTGATGGAAAG ATCACAGTGGAGGGTCTGGACACGTTCCTCCAAAAGATCCGGTCTGCGGCAGCTCAGGATGTGAGGAAATGCCTCTCTCCGGCCTTGAAAGGCCTTCCTATTATGGCAACAGGGAGCATGAAGAGCACTTCCACATCATCGTCTGGACAAAATGAGCCAGAGTTTTTAGCCCTGACCATGCCTGACTTCACCATGGGAGCTGAGGTCCTGGTCCCAGGCATGATGACCTGTTTCCTGAAGCACCTGCGGGAGAAACCCGGAGAGATGGTCCAGCAGTCTCTGGCTAAGCTAACCATACAATTGAGTAACCTGGGCCTTGTCTCTGTTGTGGGAAAGAAGGCTGTGGCAGCCACTTATGAAATCTGTAATCTTGTCATGAGAGTGGTTTCCATATTCCTGTCCCATTGTGGCAACTACTCCAGGCACTTCTTGTACTCAGTTACAGGTATTATTGCACGGGACAAGATGGCCGCTGTGCTTCGGTGCTTCACAGAAACAGCCAAGACCTTCAACCTACTGGGCTTCAACAGCACCTACTTCCAGTTGAAGCCTCTGGTCCAGGCGGTGGTGACCTATCTGGGAAAGATATACCAAAGCAGAATGGCTGCTGCCTTCAAGTACCAGCTACCCCTGGTTGATGATCATTCCTCGGAGCTTGAGGAGTTTCGTGGGAAGATCGAGGCACCCATCATTGTTGAGGAAGTCCCCAGTGAGCTCCTGGGGAAGGTGGTGGACTCAGAGCAGAACAGATTTCTGGCTGAGCGCTCTTACTGTCACAGGCGTATCCTGGCCAAACAGCCG aaagaaGAGCTTGCTGCAGCTAGATACATCATTTATTATCATGATCCTGATGAACtcctggagaagacagagaagaagtcGGTGGAAAAGGGATCCCTGGATGCTGTGTCTGAAAGTCTTTCCCTGGCCTTACTGCCTCCTGAAGCCATACAGCTTGTGGCAACTGGACACATCACTGATGTTCGTGCTGAAAAAGCTCTGGTGAAGGCTGAAGCCAAGGAGTTGGTTATGGACGGCCTGAGAACTGCATCTTGCAAAGTTGTGGAGGACCTCATAACAGCAGCCAATGAAATGGTTGGCATGGATACTCCCCTGGATACTGAG ATCTCTCAGACTGAGAAGGTTGTCCTCATCACTGGCAAGGCTAAGTGTCAGGTTACTACTGAAGATGTTCCTGATGAACtcctggagaagacagagaagaagtcGGTGGAAAAGGGAACCCTGGCTGCTGTCTCTGAAAGTCTTTCCCTGGCCTTATTGCCTCCTGAAGCCATACAGCTTGTGGCAACTGGACACATCGCTGATGTCCGTGCTAAAAAAGCGTTCATGAAGGCTGGAGCCAAGGAGCTGGTGATGGTTGGCCTGAAAACTGCAGCTTCCAAAGTTGTGGAGGACCTCATAGCAGCTGCAGTAGAGATGCTTCACATGACCACTCCCCTGGATACCCAG ATCTCTCAGACACGGAAGGTGGCCCTCATCAACGGGAAGTCTGAGATTGCTGCAGAGAATGTTCTTAATGAACTCCTGGAGAAGGTTGTGAAAGAGTCTGAGAAGAGGAGATCCCTGGCCctgatctctgtctctgactgccCCCCCTTGGCCACTCAGCTTCCTCAG CTCACCGATCTTGTTCCTGAGCAGTGCAGTGGAGAGGCTGCCAAGTGTGCTG atgaagacagacaggtgaagaagaagaaggagacgaagaagaagaagaagggaatcCGTGCTTTCTTCAGAGGTCTTTGGAAGAGGATGATATGTTCCTCTGGAATCCCCAAGGATGACTGA
- the LOC124487569 gene encoding tetratricopeptide repeat protein 22-like yields MMASGSSILSVYYYMGVDAVQESLLVDEGALNNALVSLSQALECDLGDSLPDLHLLRGRCLLLKGEEQNAADCFKRALELERPGSGDTSALRCLLEALLALFAQSGPDPGPAISQLEVWVRRAEERYAEDAVEAELRYLCRTHTAEVTELSRALIRVGRLDLVKRLLNTVQPNRTASKKVLARSMSI; encoded by the exons ATGATGGCTAGTGGAAGTAGTATACTGTCG GTGTATTACTACATGGGCGTGGATGCCGTCCAGGAGAGTCTGCTGGTGGACGAGGGGGCTTTGAACAACGCCCTGGtgagtctctctcaggccctggAGTGCGACCTGGGCGACAGCCTGCccgacctccacctcctcagggGGCGCTGCCTCCTCCTGAAGGGCGAGGAGCAGAACGCAGCCGACTGCTTCAAGAGGGCCCTCGAGCTGGAGCGTCCGGGCAGTGGGGACACGTCTGCTCTGCGCTGTCTCCTGGAGGCCCTCCTGGCCCTGTTTGCCCAGAGCGGCCCCGACCCCGGCCCCGCCATCAGCCAGCTGGAGGTGTGGGTGCGGCGAGCCGAGGAGAGGTACGCGGAGGACGCGGTGGAGGCCGAGCTGAGGTATCTCTGTCGGACGCACACGGCCGAGGTCACAGAACTCTCCAGGGCTCTCATCAGGGTAGGGAGGCTTGACCTTGTGAAAAGGCTGCTCAATACTGTGCAGCCCAACCGCACTGCCAGTAAGAAAGTACTGGCAAGGTCTATGTCTATTTGA
- the LOC124487570 gene encoding salivary glue protein Sgs-3-like isoform X1 has product MFFFPDGNTGAVMKSCRPSLDCKAPLNVRFSYSFNTGFFQSGSELCCDSDRCNQQSQPVPSSVPVTTAPTSGQGTTTDISTGPVSNIATTTDLVTTTAPTTGLGSTIDTTTVPMTTTAPTTGLGTNTSSTTGPVTTTAPITGLVTTIDTTTVPMTTTAPTTGPVSVVLMPMWLTMMVKFTY; this is encoded by the exons ATGTTCTTTTTTCCCGATGGAAACACAGGTGCAGTAATGAAGAGCTGCAGACCCTCCTTGGATTGCAAAGCACCTTTGAACGTTCGGTTTTCTTATTCCTTCAACACTGGTTTCTTCCAGTCTGGATCTGAGCTCTGCTGTGACTCAGACAGATGCAACCAGCAGTCTCAACCTG tCCCAAGTTCAGTGCCAGTGACTACAGCCCCCACTTCTGGTCAAGGGACTACCACAGACATCTCTACTGGTCCGGTGTCTAACATAGCCACCACTACTGATCTGGTGACTactacagcccccactactggtctggGGAGTACCATAGACACCACTACTGTTCCaatgactaccacagcccccactactggtttGGGGACGAACACATCCTCCACTACTGGTcctgtgactaccacagcccccattACTGGTCTGGTGACTACCATAGACACCACTACTGTTCCaatgactaccacagcccccactactggtccagtgAGTGTAGTTCTCATGCCAATGTGGCTTACTATGATGGTCAAATTTACCTactaa
- the LOC124487570 gene encoding salivary glue protein Sgs-3-like isoform X2, with protein MKSCRPSLDCKAPLNVRFSYSFNTGFFQSGSELCCDSDRCNQQSQPVPSSVPVTTAPTSGQGTTTDISTGPVSNIATTTDLVTTTAPTTGLGSTIDTTTVPMTTTAPTTGLGTNTSSTTGPVTTTAPITGLVTTIDTTTVPMTTTAPTTGPVSVVLMPMWLTMMVKFTY; from the exons ATGAAGAGCTGCAGACCCTCCTTGGATTGCAAAGCACCTTTGAACGTTCGGTTTTCTTATTCCTTCAACACTGGTTTCTTCCAGTCTGGATCTGAGCTCTGCTGTGACTCAGACAGATGCAACCAGCAGTCTCAACCTG tCCCAAGTTCAGTGCCAGTGACTACAGCCCCCACTTCTGGTCAAGGGACTACCACAGACATCTCTACTGGTCCGGTGTCTAACATAGCCACCACTACTGATCTGGTGACTactacagcccccactactggtctggGGAGTACCATAGACACCACTACTGTTCCaatgactaccacagcccccactactggtttGGGGACGAACACATCCTCCACTACTGGTcctgtgactaccacagcccccattACTGGTCTGGTGACTACCATAGACACCACTACTGTTCCaatgactaccacagcccccactactggtccagtgAGTGTAGTTCTCATGCCAATGTGGCTTACTATGATGGTCAAATTTACCTactaa